Proteins co-encoded in one Streptomyces sp. JH34 genomic window:
- a CDS encoding SpoIIE family protein phosphatase has product MTDSSRRADDDATSRLPLERRRAGETGTAERLALNRTGSFEWDLDARTVDVDDAGLMVLGLDPATFEVSPSAVFDRLDEADRARLESAVDEAISGGSSSYSVHFQVPLRDGTLQWTHVQARILRSEDGRAHRVIGVVRDATAEVTHSAFVLDLEKRRRRQTSIVERTTAALSRAVTVDDVTAALTGPGGLVGIGADGLALGLVENSALKIIALSGDSVEVLEGLGSGNLDATLPLGDTILSGRPRFITSLAALVRRYPVLAPHIGELEFRAVAYLPLIAQARSLGGLALFYRERTVFSADERILCLGLAAIVAQSLQRAILFDEEREFATGLQSAMLPRRIQEIEGGEIAVRYHAAWSGREVGGDWYDVITLPRGRIGVVVGDVQGHDTHAAAIMGQLRIALRAYAAEGHPPATVLARASRFLAELDTDRFATTTYAQVDLATGAVRVARAGHFGPLIRHTDGRVGVPQIRGGLPLGISSDFHDEEYPETRLDLVPGETFVLYTDGLVEEPGADVDAGVAALIHEVSEGPDGAEALADHLSDRLWERWGSGDDVALLVLRRSPDLGSPQAPRLHQYIHQADPQGLSEARSIVRQALADWDLAGLADDAELVTGELLVNVLLHTEGGAVLTLEVLPEPVRHIRLSVQDRSSVWPRRRTPGETSTSGRGLLLLDAVAERWGIEPRGEGKAVWCEIGPST; this is encoded by the coding sequence ATGACCGACTCTTCACGGCGAGCAGATGACGACGCGACGTCGCGGCTTCCGCTCGAACGGCGACGCGCCGGTGAGACCGGGACCGCGGAGCGCCTCGCCCTGAACCGGACCGGCAGTTTCGAGTGGGATCTGGACGCCAGGACCGTGGACGTCGACGACGCCGGGCTGATGGTCCTCGGCCTCGACCCCGCGACGTTCGAGGTTTCGCCCTCGGCCGTTTTCGACCGGCTGGACGAGGCGGACCGTGCGCGCCTGGAGTCCGCTGTCGACGAGGCGATATCCGGCGGGAGCAGCTCCTACAGCGTCCACTTCCAGGTTCCTCTGCGGGACGGGACCCTCCAGTGGACGCACGTCCAGGCACGGATCCTGCGGTCCGAGGACGGGCGGGCACACCGGGTCATCGGTGTGGTGCGGGACGCGACGGCCGAGGTCACCCATTCGGCCTTCGTCCTGGATCTGGAGAAGCGGCGGCGGCGCCAGACCAGCATCGTCGAGCGCACCACCGCGGCGCTGTCACGTGCGGTGACCGTGGACGACGTGACCGCCGCGCTCACGGGCCCGGGCGGCCTGGTCGGGATCGGCGCCGACGGTCTCGCGCTGGGGCTGGTGGAGAATTCCGCGCTCAAGATCATCGCGCTGAGCGGTGACTCGGTGGAGGTTCTGGAGGGTCTGGGATCGGGGAACCTGGACGCCACACTCCCCCTCGGGGACACGATCCTCAGCGGGCGTCCCCGGTTCATCACCTCGCTCGCGGCACTCGTACGGCGCTATCCGGTGCTCGCACCGCACATCGGGGAGCTGGAGTTCCGCGCGGTGGCGTACCTTCCGCTGATCGCGCAGGCACGCTCACTGGGCGGACTCGCCCTCTTCTACCGCGAACGCACGGTGTTCAGTGCGGACGAGCGGATCCTGTGTCTGGGCCTGGCAGCGATCGTGGCCCAGTCGCTGCAGCGGGCGATCCTCTTCGACGAGGAGCGCGAATTCGCCACAGGGCTGCAGTCGGCCATGCTTCCCCGACGGATCCAGGAGATCGAGGGCGGCGAGATCGCGGTCCGCTACCACGCCGCGTGGAGCGGGCGCGAGGTCGGCGGCGACTGGTACGACGTGATCACGCTCCCCCGGGGCCGTATCGGCGTCGTGGTGGGTGACGTGCAGGGACACGACACCCACGCCGCGGCGATCATGGGCCAGCTGCGGATCGCCCTCCGCGCCTACGCCGCCGAGGGGCACCCCCCGGCCACCGTCCTGGCGCGTGCCTCCCGCTTCCTCGCGGAGCTGGACACCGACCGGTTCGCGACGACGACGTACGCGCAGGTGGATCTTGCGACGGGAGCGGTGCGGGTGGCTCGCGCCGGGCACTTCGGACCGCTGATCCGGCACACCGACGGGCGGGTCGGTGTCCCCCAGATCCGTGGGGGTCTGCCGCTCGGGATCTCCTCGGACTTCCATGACGAGGAGTATCCGGAGACCCGTCTCGACCTGGTGCCGGGCGAAACCTTCGTCCTCTACACCGACGGTCTCGTCGAGGAACCGGGTGCGGACGTCGACGCGGGGGTCGCCGCACTGATCCACGAGGTGAGCGAAGGGCCCGACGGAGCCGAGGCGCTGGCGGACCACCTGTCGGACCGGCTGTGGGAGCGGTGGGGTTCGGGCGACGACGTGGCGCTCCTGGTCCTGCGGCGCAGCCCCGACCTGGGTTCACCCCAGGCTCCCCGGCTGCACCAGTACATCCACCAGGCGGATCCTCAGGGGCTCTCGGAGGCCCGGTCGATCGTGCGTCAGGCACTCGCGGACTGGGACCTCGCGGGCTTGGCCGACGACGCCGAGCTCGTCACCGGGGAACTCCTGGTCAACGTGCTGCTCCACACGGAGGGCGGGGCGGTCCTGACTCTGGAGGTGCTTCCGGAACCCGTTCGGCACATCAGGCTGTCGGTCCAGGACCGCTCGAGTGTCTGGCCGCGACGCCGGACCCCGGGTGAGACGTCGACCTCAGGGCGCGGTCTGCTGCTCCTCGACGCGGTCGCGGAGCGCTGGGGGATCGAGCCCCGCGGGGAGGGCAAGGCCGTCTGGTGCGAGATCGGCCCCAGCACCTGA
- a CDS encoding oxygenase MpaB family protein has product MVQRYERLKEIQRLDPERDFLEIYRLTVTYEFPWDITRALELALYRTYAVPSIGRLLAQTAELTERSQKRYDDTALLLDAVVEHGFDSEQGRTAVRRINRMHRSYDISNDDMRYVLCTFVVTPKRWLDTYGWRKLSSHELRAFAAYYRTLGARMGIQDLPQTYEDFERVLDAYEDEHFGWDQEARAVSDATLALMGSWYPRPLASVVRGASLALLDDSLLRAFRYSRPGPVARGLTRGALRLRARAVRLLPPRSTPHHARQNPEIKGYPDGYEVARLGTFPTPGVRGCPVRHERPGNTPAE; this is encoded by the coding sequence ATGGTCCAGCGGTACGAACGTCTCAAGGAGATCCAGCGCCTGGATCCGGAGCGGGACTTCCTGGAGATCTACCGGCTCACCGTGACGTACGAGTTCCCCTGGGACATCACCCGCGCTCTCGAACTCGCCCTGTACCGCACCTACGCCGTCCCCAGCATCGGGCGACTCCTGGCGCAGACAGCCGAACTGACGGAACGTTCACAGAAGAGGTACGACGACACCGCACTTCTTCTCGACGCCGTCGTGGAGCACGGTTTCGACAGCGAACAGGGCCGTACGGCCGTCCGGCGGATCAACCGGATGCACCGCAGTTACGACATCAGCAACGACGACATGCGCTACGTGTTGTGCACATTCGTCGTCACCCCCAAGCGCTGGCTCGACACCTACGGCTGGCGCAAGCTGTCTAGCCACGAACTGCGTGCCTTCGCCGCGTACTACCGCACCCTCGGCGCACGCATGGGCATCCAGGACCTCCCGCAGACGTACGAGGACTTCGAACGCGTCCTGGACGCCTACGAGGACGAGCACTTCGGCTGGGACCAGGAAGCGCGCGCTGTCTCCGACGCCACCCTGGCGCTGATGGGCTCCTGGTACCCGCGCCCCCTCGCTTCCGTGGTGCGCGGAGCGAGCCTCGCCCTGCTCGACGACTCGCTGCTCCGGGCCTTCCGGTACAGCCGGCCGGGTCCGGTCGCCCGGGGGCTTACCCGCGGGGCCCTGCGCCTGAGGGCCCGTGCCGTGAGGCTCCTGCCACCGCGCTCCACGCCGCACCACGCGCGGCAGAACCCCGAGATCAAGGGCTATCCGGACGGATACGAGGTGGCCCGGCTCGGCACGTTCCCCACACCGGGCGTGCGCGGCTGCCCCGTGCGGCACGAGCGGCCCGGGAACACACCGGCCGAGTGA
- a CDS encoding roadblock/LC7 domain-containing protein, protein MALDRGLDWLLDDLTSRVEHIRHALVLSNDGLVTGASTSLAREDAEHLAAVSSGLQSLARGSGRHFGAGKARQTMVEFDEALLFVTAAGDGSCLCVLTAAEADIGQVAYEMTLLVNRVGEHLGVTARQGVDSIERP, encoded by the coding sequence ATGGCGCTGGACCGGGGACTTGACTGGCTCCTTGACGATCTCACCAGCCGGGTGGAGCACATCCGGCACGCGCTGGTGCTCTCGAACGACGGGCTGGTGACCGGGGCCAGCACAAGTCTGGCCCGTGAGGACGCGGAGCACCTGGCGGCGGTCTCGTCGGGCCTGCAGAGCCTGGCCCGTGGTTCCGGGCGTCACTTCGGGGCGGGCAAGGCGCGCCAGACCATGGTGGAGTTCGACGAGGCCCTGCTGTTCGTCACGGCGGCGGGTGACGGCAGCTGCCTGTGCGTACTGACCGCCGCCGAGGCCGACATCGGCCAGGTCGCGTACGAGATGACCCTGTTGGTCAATCGGGTCGGCGAGCACCTCGGAGTGACGGCACGACAGGGGGTCGACAGCATCGAACGCCCCTGA
- a CDS encoding methyltransferase domain-containing protein has translation MADDHTHVQDFFAARAADWDSRFPDDGPAYAAAVQELGLRPGHSVLDAGCGTGRALPALRGAVGPGGTVIGADLTRDMLNAALRAGRAASGALLMTDAARLPLRTATLDAVFAAGLVSHLPNPGRGLLELARVVRPGGRLALFHPIGRAALAARHGRPLSDDDLRAEPRLTPLLAEAGWRLDAYTDEDSRFLAVAVRTG, from the coding sequence ATGGCCGACGACCACACACACGTCCAGGACTTCTTCGCCGCACGGGCGGCGGACTGGGACAGCCGTTTCCCCGACGACGGCCCCGCCTACGCCGCGGCCGTCCAGGAGCTCGGGCTGCGCCCCGGCCACAGCGTGCTCGACGCGGGCTGCGGAACCGGGCGTGCGCTGCCGGCCCTGCGCGGGGCGGTCGGCCCCGGGGGCACGGTGATCGGGGCGGACCTGACGCGCGACATGCTGAACGCGGCCCTGCGAGCGGGAAGAGCGGCGAGCGGCGCCCTGCTGATGACGGATGCGGCGCGGCTTCCGCTGCGTACGGCGACCCTCGACGCCGTCTTCGCCGCCGGGCTCGTCTCGCATCTCCCGAACCCGGGGCGGGGGCTGCTGGAACTGGCCCGAGTGGTACGCCCCGGCGGCCGGCTCGCCCTGTTCCACCCCATAGGACGGGCCGCGCTGGCCGCACGGCACGGCCGGCCCCTCTCCGACGACGATCTCAGGGCGGAGCCACGTCTCACACCGCTGCTGGCGGAGGCCGGCTGGCGGCTGGACGCCTACACGGATGAGGACAGCCGGTTCCTGGCCGTGGCCGTACGGACCGGCTGA
- a CDS encoding LAETG motif-containing sortase-dependent surface protein, with the protein MTIPRRSWRGAGAFAAAAVVGLAGGVISAGPAAAHTPTWAVTCSEVTLNLTAYSDRATNQVTVSVVGGEDVLATTDFGRSYSTKTPLQLPKHDKELQVHLVVKAGDDDKYSFEQTKTAPVCEDDDTPSPTPPQETPSETPSTEPPASETPEPSATPSETATEAAPAPAESSSSAPDLAETGSSSATPVIGGAALAVLLAGGGILWSVRKRRSVQH; encoded by the coding sequence ATGACCATACCCAGGAGATCGTGGCGTGGCGCGGGAGCATTCGCGGCCGCCGCGGTTGTCGGCCTGGCCGGTGGGGTCATCTCCGCCGGTCCGGCCGCAGCTCACACCCCCACCTGGGCCGTGACCTGCTCCGAAGTGACGCTCAACCTGACGGCCTACTCGGACCGCGCCACCAACCAGGTGACCGTGTCCGTCGTGGGAGGCGAAGATGTGCTCGCCACCACCGACTTCGGCCGTAGCTACAGCACGAAGACCCCTCTCCAGCTCCCGAAGCACGACAAGGAGCTGCAGGTTCACCTCGTCGTCAAGGCCGGGGACGACGACAAGTACTCCTTCGAGCAGACGAAGACCGCTCCGGTGTGCGAGGACGACGACACCCCGTCGCCCACTCCGCCCCAGGAGACACCTTCGGAGACCCCGAGCACGGAGCCGCCCGCCTCGGAGACCCCTGAGCCGAGTGCGACGCCGAGCGAGACCGCCACGGAGGCCGCACCCGCCCCCGCGGAGTCGAGCAGCAGCGCGCCGGACCTGGCCGAGACCGGTTCGTCGTCCGCCACGCCCGTCATCGGTGGAGCCGCTCTCGCGGTTCTGCTGGCCGGCGGCGGCATCCTGTGGTCCGTCCGTAAGCGCCGCAGCGTGCAGCACTGA
- a CDS encoding GNAT family N-acetyltransferase, whose translation MLIREATEKDWPSIWPFFHAIVAAGETFTYPTELAEDMAQSWWLIEEPNRTVVAVDDAGTVLGTAKMNRNHMGNGSHIASASYMVAPEHSGRGVGRALCAYTVDWARKAGYRAMQFNAVVETNANAVKLYRSLGFEIIGTLPEGFNHPEHGYVGLHIMYKSL comes from the coding sequence ATGTTGATCAGAGAAGCCACGGAGAAGGACTGGCCCTCCATCTGGCCGTTCTTCCATGCCATCGTCGCAGCCGGGGAGACCTTCACCTACCCGACGGAGCTCGCGGAGGACATGGCTCAGAGCTGGTGGCTCATCGAGGAACCGAACCGCACGGTTGTCGCGGTCGATGACGCCGGAACTGTCCTCGGCACGGCCAAGATGAACAGAAACCACATGGGCAACGGCTCGCACATCGCCAGTGCCAGCTACATGGTCGCCCCGGAGCACTCCGGCAGGGGCGTGGGTCGCGCCCTCTGCGCGTACACCGTCGACTGGGCGCGGAAGGCGGGATACCGCGCCATGCAGTTCAATGCCGTGGTGGAGACGAACGCGAACGCCGTGAAGCTGTACCGATCCCTGGGCTTCGAGATCATCGGGACTCTGCCCGAGGGGTTCAACCATCCTGAACACGGCTACGTGGGACTGCACATCATGTACAAGTCCCTCTGA